The following DNA comes from Triticum aestivum cultivar Chinese Spring chromosome 3D, IWGSC CS RefSeq v2.1, whole genome shotgun sequence.
ttgctattGCATTATGCAGTTCTTAGTCCTCAATGTGATGATTCCTTGCTAATGCAGGGTTTATTGCAATGTATGCTACGCTGGCAAGCAGAGATGTGGTAAGTTAGTGCCTTCTATGCATATCTGAGCTATTCCAAACAGCACTCGGTAGTTTTTTAAGCCTTATATTTTTCATTGTTTTTTTTTAACTTTGACTGTGTTAGACCAGACGCATCACCAATGTTCAGATGTGTCATTCTTCTTCTCCATAATTTATGTTATTATTAGCTGGATAACCTGGATTTTTTTTCTGTCTTCTGTAGGACTGCTGCTTAATTCCTGAATCTCCGTTTTATTTGGAGGGGGAGGGTGGACTCTTTGAGTATATAGAAAGGAGGCTGAAGGAGAACAACCACATGGTCATTGTAGTGGCTGAGGGAGCAGGACAGGACCTTATTGCCAAAAGTATACCTGTAGCTGATCAGCTAGATGCATCTGGAAATAAGCTGCTTCTTGATGTTGGTCTCTGGTTGACTCACAAGATTAAGGTGAATATAATTTCTTTTGTAAAACGAGTTTACATGATATATTGATACTACTTTGCATGTATTTTGTGCATATAAATTTTCTGTTGACACTAGAACTGCTAGGATGTGTCACTTTGAGGTCGCCTTTGGAACATGTACACTAGAATTACTAGGATGCTGATAGCAAAGCTAATATCACAGTGAACCTTCACATTTGTCATTGTTGCTTTCAGTCTTACCTCATACGGATTATTAGTGTGCTGATATCAAAACAGGCGTTTTTCTTGGACCTCACTTAAGAATTCTCTAACGTATACTTTGTCATTTCCTTGTAGGATCATTGCAAGAGCAAAAAGATGGAGATGACCATTAAATACATAGGTAAAAATCTTTTGTTTGCGTCTCTACATCAGATTGTACAGTGGTATATCATTTTGTTGAGTGTGACATCAGCAGTCGGTTATTATTACTGACAGATCCAACCTACATGATCCGAGCCATTCCAAGCAATGCTTCGGACAATGTCTACTGCACACTGCTGGCACACAGTGCCATTCATGGTGCAATGGCAGGATATAGCTTCACAGTGGGAATGGTCAACGGCAGGCATGCATACATACCATTTCATGTAAGTATAACTTCCATATGCCCCTATTTAGTTACTTTTGACTATGGTGTAGTATGGGACTCTCGCTTCATCATGGGAAATGGGGGTATTTGCTTCAGGGCCATCAATATTTCATATGGCGAGTCATAGTTTCTGTCAAGGTTTAATTCTGGCATTCACAAATTGTGAAATGATGCGGCAAATGGTGATTTTTTTTTCCGCTTgcgtatcattccattgatagaaGAGCGAAAAAAATTGAGCGAGAGCTGCCCTGGGGCAGTGACCCTGAACCCTGCAATCGTCATAGGTGGTAGCATGGTCCAAAACACAATAGTATAACTTGGTCGCAGTGCCTTCCATTTAGCTGAAATCTGCAACTCAGAAAATACCAGTCAAAACGCAAATGTCGTGCACTTTATTTGCAACTTTCCTTCCACGCTGCTGTATTAAGTTGGCAGACCTTGGATTGAAGTTCAACTCGAAATTGTTCTTTATCTTTGGTCTCTCTAAGATAGTCGGGGACTCGGTGTGTGGGATATGGAGACGAATGGAAAGTTTGGGGAGTTCTCAACATTCTTGACCTCTGATGCATACTGAATATTACCTGATCAATTAGAATAACTTGAAATTTCATTTGGACAACAGAGAGTAACATCAACACGGAACAAGGTCAAGATCACGGACAGGATGTGGGCAAGGCTGCTGTCTTCAACAAACCAGCCAAGCTTCCTGAGCAAGGAGGATATCATGGAGGCACGAGAGGCCGAAAGGTTGGCCAATAGGCTACCTGTGCCTGCGAGCAGCAGCGAGCATACGAAGAAACACTCTGCGTCGGTACTGTCAAACGGTGAGAAATAGACAATAGTGGTACGAGTTTTGTTTAAACTTCGGGCTATTTTCAATGGTTCTTGTTGTGCACAGTAGTAACTGTAGTCGCGGTCTGAGCCCTTGTTTCACCCGGTTTTGCTCCGATGTGTTTggcctgaatgctgctgatgtagAGTGAGTAATAAACACACGCTACTGTGGTATTTTCATCAAAACATGTGTCGTGTTCGAGTTACCTGTGGTGGACGTCAATCTGCCCTAGCTAGCTAGTTTTCTCTTTCTTGAAGCAAGTTCCTACCCATTCTTCGGTCGTTCTGAGAGATGGTGCGGGTGAAATGCTCTTCGTGTCAGTCGGTTTGCATATAGGGAGTACTAGTTCCCAAGAAGCAACGATCGGCGTACGTTCCGTTCATGCATCTCTGACCTGTGATGGCGATGTCACGGGAGGATTGCTTCTTGTTCTTGCAATGAGTTCGCGTCGACCGTCAACATTTCAATGGGTTCTGACGCGTTCCCGTCAGCGGGTCTGTAACTTCTCGATGGTTTCTCCTGTTTGACACCTCTGCGTTTTGCATGCAAGAAGCCTCCGGCGATGTCCAAGGAGCACCCACGTTGACGTTATCACAGCTGCAACAGCCTGCCGCCGCCATTACGGTTCCTGCACCGCCGTCATCCGCGACAGCTGGCACGGCCAGCGTGACAGTAATCGACTCCGACGACGATTGCGACGCAACCGGGCCTCCGGAAGGGACGCCGGAACGAGAGACCAGAACATGGCAAGAGGCCGAGGAAACTGACCGGACACGGGACGAGAGGCCTAAGCAGCCAGAGACGCCGGAGCGTATGGCGCCGCCGCCAGGAAACGCGTTGCACGCACGTGCTGACGAGGCGGCAGCACAGGCGGCGCAGGACGTAGACGCGTTCAAGCACGACGACGGCTGCaccacgccgccgccaccgccggcccacGGCTCGGATGACGACCGCGTGGCGGCGAGCACGAGCGGCAAGCGGGCTGGCGTGGCCGCCGCCAGGTTGAGGCTGCTCGCGTTCCGGTCGTTCGCGCGGGGCAAGAAGGGCAACAAGTCTGGGGATGCGGCGCCACCGGAGGGGCGCGCGCCGTCGCCGGGAGAACACCTGCCGGCGCACGGTAAGGCGTGGGAGGAGGCCGGTGCGGATGACAAGGACAAGGGCCAGGCGAGGTGGAAAAGGTTTTGGAAGTGAACGTGCCGCGCTGTCTGCCGTCGTGCCGTGCTGTCAGCGTCGCGGTGCGTTTTCATTGGTTAGTCTCCCATTGTAAATATAAGGGCTTGTGGCATATCGCATTGTTTGTTCATTCTTTCTCATGCAgatattttttttcttctgcgaAAAGACAATATATGATGGTTTGGTCTTACAACTTGCAAAATGACCCTCCCAGTCctacaacttgcacccaatgtgcaACTTTGGTCCTGGACCAATCACAGAGCGACAAGTGGACTCTTGGCCCCGAGCCGGTCAGCGCGCGTTTTTGCAAAGAGCCCCTGCCTTTCATTAGAATCAACTTGCAGTCACGAAAACACCTGAATTTGTTTAGGAGAGCACGGTCACATGCCCCCCATCCCAGACAAATAGCACTTGTCgtctcgccccctccccctctctgtTCTTGCTCTCtgcacctcctcgccgccgtctAGCAAGTCGACATGGTTTCATGGAGTGATGACGGATCCAGCTCCTTGTCGGGTGGCGACTCCGTCACCAGTCCGGTGAGATCCTCTCCACCAGCATCTGGCATATAGGGTTAGGCAACAATTGGGGATTTCTGACCAGATTTGGTTTTAGGGTCCTCGCACCATTGAGAGCTCCGATTGGAAAGGCCTTGCTGCAGATCTACCTGTTAGATGTGAGCACCAAGCAGTGTGTGAGAAGTTGGTTGCCTTTGAGTCTGTTGACGGTGGAAGAAGATTCTTGGGTTGTGCACAAAAGGTTAGTAGATGTTCTTAGTTGTAGATGTAGATGGTACTGCTTTAGTAGATGTTCATAGTTGTACATGCTTTATCCATTTAAGTACATATGTGATTGAACTTGCTCAGTGTGCCATTCTATGCCATAGTGCTGTAAGAAGAAGATTATCTTATTTTTAAATAATTTAGGTGTTGTCCAAATATGTAGTGTTTAAGTAGCTCAGGAATTCTCAAAGGGCACTGTGAAAATAGTAACCTGAATCTGGTGTTAGTTAACTGAATCTTGATTCAGTGTTATTGAGTTTTGTGCAGTCAACTCAATTTTGATTCAGTGTTACTGAATTTTGTGCAGTTAACTGAATTATGCATTTCACTCTAAATTGTTTCCTATTCAATTTTAGGATGGGCCTAAATGCCCCTATGTGCATTGGGTTGACCCAGAGTGGCCTCCACAATTGAGGACCAGTCTAGCTAAGGTTTGGGACATGTATGAAGAGGAGGTCAAACTCAGGCTCAGGGAAGCTGTTGTTCAGGCTGAAGAAAATGTCAGGGTTGTGAAAGAGAAGGAAAAGATGGAAAAAGACCTGAGGTTTTTTAAACTAGATTTTGCTAAGATGGTGACTGACAAAGAGCAGGCAATTACTGAATTGGGCAACACAAGGCTAGCTCTGTCTGACCTAAAGATAGAACTTGAGAAGAAGAGAATGGCTGACAAATCAGTGACCAACATTCATCAGTTGGCAGCGCTaaggcagagaaagagagggatgagATGAAGCAAGAGAGGGACAAAATTATGGAAGAGAGGGACAAATTGAAGGAAGAAAGGGATCAATTGAAGAAAAAGATAAAGAAGCTAGAGTATATGATTGGTGACCTGTTCAAGCATAAGGAAGACACCAAGTGCAAGATAAGGAAGGTTAGGGAGATGCTAGATGAATTTGAGTGATCCATTGGTGCTCTAATGGAATTTTATCAGCGCACTTGTTTAATTTAGTTAATGAGGATCAGTGGACTTGTTTAATTAAGTGAATTGTTGTCTAAATTTGAGTTGTATTTGATGCACTGTACTATTTGATGCAATGACCTAATATGCATTGTACTATCTGAATTTGAGTTATCTTTGTTGTGCTAGTTAAGTGAGTTTTGATTTGGTTAACTGAATTTGGATTCAGTTAACTGATTTGTTGTGCCAGTTAACTGATTTGCTTTTCTAGTTAACTGAACTATTATTCAGTTATCTAAACCTGGATTCAGTTAAGTGAGTTTTGATTTGGTTAACTGAATTTGGATTCAGGTAACTGATTTGTTGTGCCAATTAACTGATTTGCTTTTCTAGTTAACTGAAATATTTTTTAGTTTGCTGAATTATGGTTCAGTAAACTGTTTTTTGTTTAGTTAACTCAACTATGGAAGAGAGGGACAATTTTTTTAGATAAAACATTGACTCATACATAGATAGAATTCCATTGACATGCACTGCATCATCGATAGTTCTCATACATTGCATTCATCGCCAGATTTCATACATAGATAGAAAGGTAGATCTACTAGCACAGAAACTTAACAGCAAATTCATGGGTAGAGAATCCTAGTCCACCTCTACCTAGTGACCTGAAAAGGATGGAAATTTGCCCTCCTCCTTGCCCAGTAGATGATATCATCATCTCTAGGGTTCGAGCCAAGGGGGAATGCCTCCAGGAACTGCTCCATATCCTTGCGGTTGCGTGCTGCAAGAATCCTCTCTGCCAGTTGCCTTCTCTCCCTCCTTCTTGCCTCTCTGCGCCTGGCTCCCCTGGgcacctcttcttcttcatctatgACCTCTCCAAGATCCATGTCTCCTAGGGTTTTCTTTGGCGGCTGGtggaagcacaagtgctccctgggtgattttggtaattaatgtcaacatatctcttgttggactaatgcttctatctagtatgtttcagatgagttcaacaatggagtggcatggactagaggatgtggaaccccttcaagatgctgaagacaaaggattggctcaagctcaaagctcaggactctacatttctattttagtggtccaagatcacattgagtccataggaaagccaatactattaagaggggatgaggtgttgcttaatggccggcttgctcaaagtgcttagtgatatgctccaaagccctcaaccactttctcatatccatatatgtcccaaacctaaaagtcaaactcggacccaccgattctttctatccggcgccaccgagttatcttgacatagccactgccagaaaccctaatcagttcggtctcaccgagatgggcttgcaaactctctgttgtctgttgcaataatttcggtcccaccgagatatgcaaccggccccaccgagtttgcttggccaacactctgtttcacttattacccaaatcggtcccaccgagtttgagtaatcggtcaaccgagttttggatttaccctaaccctagcacatcggtcccaccgagttgatccagtcggtcccaccgaaacacctaacggtcacattatgaaccaaatcggtctgacccagttctctgaatcggtcccaccgagtttggtgatttgtgtgtaacggttagattttgtgtggaggctatatatacccctccacccactcttcattcgtggagagagccatcagaacatgcctacacttccaatacatattttctgagagagaaccacctacacttgtgttgaggtcaagatattccattccaaccacataaaccttgatctctagccttccccaagttgctttccactcaaatattctttccaccaaatccaatcctatgagagagagttgagtgttggggagactatcatttgaagcacaagagcaaggagttcatcatcaacacaccatttgttacttcttggagagtggtgtctcctagattggctaggtgtcacttgggagcctccgtcaagattgtggagttgaaccaaggagtttgtaagggcaaggagatcgcctacttcatgaagatctaccctagtgaggcaagtccttcgtgggcgacggccatggtgggatagacaaggttgcttcttcgtggacccttcgtgggtggagccctccatggactcgcgcaaccgttacccttcgtgggttgaagtctccatcaacgtggatgtacgatagcaccacctatcggaaccacggataaaaaatctccatgtctccaaattgcgtttgcacactccaatcccttctctttacattcttgcaacttgcatgctttactttccgctgctcatatactcttgtatcCTTGCATGCTTGCtagatatgtattgtgaatgtttaaacttgtgctaaaactccacatcaacttaagagaaataaaaaactgcaacttttcctGATTAGATTCTATTCacgccccctctagacacctcttctcgatcttttcaattggtatcagagcattagtctccattgccttggtttaaacacctttggaggaagatggatgtgtctactttggggagtcttagacgtagagtgcctattctcgATGGAGAGTTTTtctatgagtggaaaaatgaaatgcttgagattttcaatgaatatcacttgaacaagtacattactagcccttgtgcacctcatattgatcctttgcatcccacacccgaagaggatcttgacatgattcgcaatcttagaactatcaatcttatcataagaggattacccaaaaatttgattgctagtttgcctactcttgattgtgcctatactatatggagatttcttgaggaacgatttccaaattattccttcaaaaatttagacgaaattctccataagtctattgccttgagtaagatgaattatagtgatcctagctttggtgattgtttatttgagcttaccaatctcatgcgtgccataggagatgttggaatcattagcaatatcattttcgaagccattagaattcataaagataaccatagaaattatcatttatctaatgaattaccctctctaggagttgatcaatcacaagatgatgttgcacatggatactatgatgaggatgatgatagtgactatgatcttgatgatgcgatgagacactttggtcttatggcaaatcttcgcggctacatggccggaggaaaggaatgggtccttgatagtggatgtactgatcatatgaccggagataaagatatgttccgtgagcttgctgaaaacgacggccctcgaaagtatgtcacttttggtgataactcaaagggtaaggtggttggcctaggtaaggtggccatctcacatgatagctccatacaaaatgtcatgctcgttgaatctcttgggtacaatttactttcagtatctagacttgctgatttcggtttcaatgtcctatttactgaggtagattgccaagtgtttcgtagagacaatcgtaaaatggtctttaccggtatacgtagaggtgatctttacattgttgatttcactaaaaaggctcaacctagaacttgcttaattgctaaatcttctaaaggctggttgtggcatagaagactaggtcatgtgggcatgcgaaatcttgataagcttattaaaggtgatcatatccttggagtaaaagatgtcatatttgacaaggatagactttgtagtgcttgtcaggcagggaaacaggttggaggaagtcatcgcgcgaagaacatcatgaccacgagaagaccactcgagctacttcacatggatctctttggtccaaatgcctacaagagtctcggtggtaactcatttggtctagtcatagttgatgatttttcaagatttacgtgggtgttctttcttgatgacaaatcgcaggtccaaaagatcttcaaaaacttcgctaggaaggcccaaaatcaatttgacgtgaagatcaaaaaggttcggagcgacaatggaacggagttcaagaacgcaaatgtggatacctttcttgacgaagaggggatttcacacgagttctcggctacgtacacacctcaacaaaatggagttgttgagagaaagaaccggactcttattgagatggcaagaacgatgcttgatgagtacaagactccaaaacacttttgggcggaagcggttgagacagcttgtcatgcaacaaatcgcttgtatcttcacaagctactcggcaagacggcatacgagctcctcaccggtaacaaaccccaagttggatactttcgagtatttggctcaaagtgctacattcttgataagcatcgtcgttctaaatttgctcctaaatctcatgaaggtttcctacttggttatggctcaaactctcacacttaccgtgtctacaacaatttcacccgaaaggttgaagagacggtagatgtgaagtttgatgaatctaacggctcgcaattagagcaattgccaattgatgtaggagacaaagacccttcggaagcaattcaagacttgtctattggcaagattcgtccaacggaggtgaaggagagtacctcgtccgtccaagtggaagcttctacctcacgacaaggtgaaccaagaattgatacggaagcatccacaagtgggacacaccaagacgaagaaaacgaggaagcacaccaagatgaacatcaacaacctccttctccaccacgacaagagaatgacaatgtcaacaatgaagaaggccaagaagaagaacaagatgaagaagatgttccaccccgagccaagccaaagctcccacgagttcgagcaagaatcgaaaagatcatcccgtcgagcaaatctacaatgatatccaaaccgggagaatcactcgctctaaaaatcgtttggctaatttttgtgaacattactcattcatctctagcattgaacctatgaaggttgaagaagcattggaagatccggattggataaacgctatgcatgaagagctacacaactttgagagaaaccaagtgtggacattggtcgagaagcccgacaacaaccacaacatcattggtaccaaatgggtgtttcgcaacaaacaagatgaagatggtcaagtcgtccgcaacaaagcacgtctagtcgcccaaggctacactcaagtcgaaggtatggactatggtgagacatatgctcccgttgctagacttgagtccattcgcatcttacttgcttatgctaatcaccatgatatcaccttgtaccaaatggacattaaaagtgcttttctaaatggtcaAATTGAGGAGAAAggttatgttaagcaacctcccggctttgtcaatcctaagaaacctaatcatgtttacaaacttcacaaagccctttatggtcttaaacaagctcccagAGCGTGGTATagatgcttgaccaagttccttattgaaaaaaggctttgaaattggaaaaattgattct
Coding sequences within:
- the LOC123079080 gene encoding ATP-dependent 6-phosphofructokinase 6; the encoded protein is MASHIILPKEEEEEEEVEEGLGVAVEADHDSPEPPRYRHLQPAQKALPFSATCVRISRDSYPNLRALRNASATTLRDDDAAFAKLDEGDYGYVLDDVQHLTDYLPELPTFPNPLQDHPAYSTVKQYFVNADDTVPEKVVVQKNSPRGVHFRRAGPRQRVYFEPEDVKACIVTCGGLCPGLNTVIRELVCGLSHMYNVNDVFGIQNGYKGFYSSNYLPMTPKSVNDIHKRGGTVLGSSRGGHDTHKIVDNIQDRGINQVYIIGGDGTQKGAYEIFKEIRRRGLKVAVAGIPKTIDNDIAVIDKSFGFDTAVEEAQRAIDAAHVEASSAENGIGLVKLMGRYSGFIAMYATLASRDVDCCLIPESPFYLEGEGGLFEYIERRLKENNHMVIVVAEGAGQDLIAKSIPVADQLDASGNKLLLDVGLWLTHKIKDHCKSKKMEMTIKYIDPTYMIRAIPSNASDNVYCTLLAHSAIHGAMAGYSFTVGMVNGRHAYIPFHRVTSTRNKVKITDRMWARLLSSTNQPSFLSKEDIMEAREAERLANRLPVPASSSEHTKKHSASVLSNASGDVQGAPTLTLSQLQQPAAAITVPAPPSSATAGTASVTVIDSDDDCDATGPPEGTPERETRTWQEAEETDRTRDERPKQPETPERMAPPPGNALHARADEAAAQAAQDVDAFKHDDGCTTPPPPPAHGSDDDRVAASTSGKRAGVAAARLRLLAFRSFARGKKGNKSGDAAPPEGRAPSPGEHLPAHGKAWEEAGADDKDKGQARWKRFWK